In Emys orbicularis isolate rEmyOrb1 chromosome 12, rEmyOrb1.hap1, whole genome shotgun sequence, one genomic interval encodes:
- the LOC135887144 gene encoding olfactory receptor 11A1-like codes for MVSTEQGNGTSLKEFILLGFRDLPELQTLLFLLFLMICIATMAGNILIIVLVVPDQHLHTPMYFFLGNLSCLETCYTSTILPRVLASLLTGDRTISFNGSLTQFYFFGSLVATECLLLSVMSYDRYLAICNPMHYVVCMSVKSCLQLAGGSWIGGFLGGSITTLSICQLMFCGPNVIDHFYCDFIPLVKLSCNDPHLMETLAFTLTFLSSLIPFLLTLMSYICIIATILRIPSTAGRQKAFSTCSSHLIVVSIYYGTLLIVYMLPTTNILSDLKKKVLSVVYTVLTPLVNPLIYSLRNKEVQEALRKACRKFMFGPC; via the exons ATGGTGAGCACAGAACAGGGAAATGGAACGTCTCTCAaggaattcatcctcctgggattcagGGATCTCCCAGAACTGCAgacccttctcttcctgctgtttctaaTGATCTGCATTGCGACCATGGCTGGGAACATCCTCATCATTGTGCTAGTTGTGCCTGATCAGCACctgcacacccccatgtacttcttcctggggaacttgtcctgcttggagacctgctacacctccaccatcctgcccagggtgctggccagtctcctgactggggacagaaccatttcaTTCAATGGGTCTCTCACacaattttatttctttggttCTCTAGTAGCTACGGAATGCCTTCTCCTGTCGGTGATGTCTTACGATAGGTATTTAGCGATATGCAATCCAATGCACTATGTAGTCTGTATGAGTGTCAAGTCTTGCCTGCAGCTTGCAGGTGGCTCTTGGATAGGTGGATTCCTAGGTGGTAGCATAACAACGTTGTCCATATGTCAGTTAATGTTCTGTGGCCCTAACGTTATTGATCATTTCTATTGTGATTTTATTCCCCTTGTAAAGCTCTCCTGCAATGATCCACACCTGATGGAAACATTGGCTTTCACACTCACTTTCCTTTCCTCACTGATCCCATTCCTACTTACCTTGATGTCCTACATCTGCATCATcgccaccatcctgagaatcccatcCACCGCCGGAagacaaaaggccttttccacctgttcctcccacctcattgtggtgagcATTTATTATGGAACTCTGCTGATTGTCTATATGTTACCAACCACCAACATCCTGAGCGACTTAAAgaaa AAAGTTCTGTCTGTTGtctacacagtcctgactcccctggtcaatcccctcatctacagcctgagaaacaaagaggtccAGGAGGCCCTGAGGAAAGCTTGCAGGAAATTCATGTTTGGACCATGCTAA